One genomic region from Magallana gigas chromosome 3, xbMagGiga1.1, whole genome shotgun sequence encodes:
- the LOC105346683 gene encoding uncharacterized protein, translating to MCQLMQNCFPFRVQTTNRPRRGRGRPRKVSGRRRGRPRSVRAESQRPRDTRPGSRASKRKQPADEALAALEERRRDIGRKVDALSPTEMRETLIRVAEENPEYLFAMLGSSNKEPQQPKGPMPSQSQPSWCVCTFCNEMLTQRERLCCQKDPESCISRLSDFRVLLLDEAVLAVARLYRQDILAMPEDEDRDRANRHTAYRQFVLWHYGRLGAGDGRVIPNCCLTHQRKISRPNWSLCWV from the exons ATGTGTCAATTGATGCAAAACTGTTTCCCGTTTAGAGTACAGACGACGAATCGACCGAGGAGGGGGCGTGGGAGACCACGAAAGGTGTCGGGAAGGAGGAGAGGGCGACCTCGATCGGTCCGGGCTGAGTCACAACGGCCGCGGGATACCAGGCCTGGTAGCAGAGCCAGCAAAAGAAAACAACCCGCTGACGAAGCACTCGCAGCACTGGAAGAGCGTAGGCGAGACATTGGG agAAAAGTTGATGCACTCTCCCCTACAGAAATGAGGGAAACTCTCATAAGAGTTGCCGAGGAGAATCCAGAGTACTTGTTTGCTATGCTGGGCTCCAGCAACAAGGAACCACAGCAACCTAAAGGTCCTATGCCCTCGCAGTCACAACCGTCTTGGTGTGTCTGCActttttgtaatgaaatgcTAACTCAAAGGGAACGACTGTGTTGTCAAAAAGATCCGGAGAGTTGCATTTCTAGACTATCT GATTTCAGAGTTCTTTTGCTCGATGAGGCTGTCCTGGCTGTAGCCAGACTCTACCGGCAGGATATCCTGGCCATGCCAGAAGACGAGGACAGGGACCGAGCGAACAGACATACAGCCTACCGTCAGTTTGTTCTTTGGCACTATGGTAGGCTCGGGGCAGGAGACGGACGTGTCATTCCAAATTGTTGTCTGACGCATCAGAGAAAAATTTCCCGACCGAACTGGTCATTATGTTGGGTTTAA